The sequence tttacCCACGTATGCCATTATTGAGGTAAAATATTTGTACTTGGCTGACTTGTCTTCACCAAATGTCAGAGCTTAGATCTCTCTTTGAGTAGAGACATAGGGGTAAGTCCTTCTGCTATTAAATAGGCAATTAATCCTCAAAGAAATGTAGAGAATGTACTTAATAATTACTAGATGGAATTTATGTTgttctttttataataaattgttctttaaaaaagagTATTTATATTCTGTATTTATCAGTTGTTACAGGGCTTTGTTACTTTTAAATttgctcgggagagtgtgatgctgataacaccaaggccacgcgtttggatcccatatagggatggccggttagctcactgagtgagcatggtgctgacaacaccaagtcaaggattaagatccccttaccggtcatctttaaaaaaaaattttttttttgcttctgtattCTAGCTTTCTAGCCCAAATTTACCTGTTTTGTATGTTATAACTAGCTGTTGTTCATAGAGGAAAGAAGGGTCAGCAAATTAATTATGCTTCTGATCATATTTAATCACCAAGGCTCATGTTTTCACCCTTGTTCCAACCTatatacagggtacttcaaaaagtttcgtggaaaaatggaattgagtATAATACAAAATCTTTCCTCAAACTTTTAAAAGACCCCTTGTATTTCCATACATAAAATGctgtatttcattaatttcaaggcagatattttattcacatttgaACACCACTGATATCCGGATTGTCAGGGTCCAGGCTTTTACATGCTTCTGTCCCCTCCCGTCATTTCATTTATAGTGCATCATGTGAAATGATGCTTCATTGTGTCACCGTTTCGTGTGGCTTGAACATCTTTCATGCTAATACATAATCCTGTGAATATCCATTTCCACACACCCCCTCTTTCTACCCCAGGGATATTAAAAATCATGTCAGAGGCCCTGTGGTGGCAGTCAGTGGCCTTGGAGTGGGAGCATGATGCATCTAAGGAAGTAGTTTCAGGCTGCGTGTTTGGAGCAGAGTGGGTAGGGCTAGAAACACACACCCTCAGGAACCATTTACTGACCTTTGCCCTCATTCTGTGAGCAAAGGGAACCCTTTGGAGgttttgcctttttgtttgtaTCAGAATTGCCTTTAAAAAGAACACTCCCAGGGCCGAccccgaccccgtggctcactccagagagtacggtgctgggagcgcaggggcgctcccgctgcgggttcagatcctatatagggatggccggttcacccACTGGCTGAGCtcggtcacaaaaaaaaggacaaaaaaaaccccaaaacaaaacaaaaacaaacaaacaaaaagaacactCCCAAAGACTGGactttgtgtgtgtttgggggcgGAGGGTGTGTTAGGAGAGGATGGCTGTTGGTAGAGAGACCTATTTCCATGGGTTGATTGGGGTTCATGAAAGCCTAAATGGATAGAGGTATGAAAATGAGGGTAGTGTGAACAGACAACTTTGAAAAACCTTACTGTCTAGGGAGAAAACAGATCACTGAACCCATTTTTTACTCTCATGTTACTTTCCAggcctctctgttctctctcatttttaaCACTCTCAAAGCAGCCTGGATCCCAGGGTTGTCCTTTCCATCGGGTGTCAGTGAGTACTTCCTCTGGGATTCTTGCTTCCCCAAGATCTCAGGCTCACTGGGTCAGAAATCCACCGTGGTGAGTGGTGCCGCTGTTTCTGACTCTTCCCACTGTGTtgcccaccctcctcccccacaaCCAGCCCTACAGAGTGTCTGAAATTTGCAACCGTCCAAATACTCTCAAGTCTTATTGGTTCAAATTCATCATTGCCTCTTTGATTTAttctggtttttctctttttactgtcACTGCCTCATCATCTTTTGACTGGGCTGCTGTTCTACCTCTGAGTGCTTCAGTTGAAAAAATAGGGATTGTAATACAGGTTCCTACCTTGAAGGTTTGGTAGGagcattaatttaaaatgaaatgtgtcGAACATGTAGCATGAGTGCTTCGGTATTAGTGGGTGTTCTAGACGTCTTCTGTTTTCTACTCACGAATCCATCTTCCTGGCTCCAGTTTTTAGCAGCTCCCTTTCATTTTTTATCCTGCTCCCAGAGTTGTGTTCCTTCAATACACTGCTTTTTAAGcaccttcagtttttccccattgccTACAGTGTAGCCAGACCTCCTTAACAGGGCAGTCCAGGCTCACAGTGTAATGCCATCCTTCACAGTCCAATCCTTTTTACCTTTATGGTTTTGACTCTCACAAGCCTTCCTTGCTTCTTATGTCCCAGCTACATTAGACTACTGGATGTTGTCCAAAAAATCtattttgactttgtttttgtGGACTGTGGATGAGTGCCTTTTTTTACTTTCTCCCTATCCCCTGATTAAGACagtaaatcaaaattttattaatatattcaataggattattacatatgtatatgtatataacaaaTATATGTATCTCATAAGCTTTTTATCATTACAAGGGGTAGCATGAGGTCAACTCTACCATCTTTTAGACATATTATCTTGTCGATAAGTAACTTAAACTCTCTAAACATGTGCgttttcatctgttaaatgaagtGGGGTTTTAATGGATGCTCATTGTTTCTGCCCTTTGTAAAAGCCTTGGCTTGAACTTAGTTATAACCCAGAAAAAGTGATTCTATGAGAACTGAGATAACTCACCCAGAtcactgctttgtttttttgttttttttttttggtgtctggcaggtatggggatccgaacccttgaccttggtgttataacactgtgctctgaccaactgagctaaccggccagctccccCAGATCAATTTTAAGTTCTAACTTAAAGAATTTAGATGCATGATTAGTTAACAGAATTAGAGTGAAAGGAATTAGTGTGAGTGCCAAGCACTTTATGTACTTTTGTCATTTAATCCTTTGAAACCTCCACAGGTAAGTAGGTactttacaggtaagaaaattgAGGATTAAAAAGGTTATTTGCCAAAGATATAAAGCTATCAGGCTCTCCCACAAACAGCAATGGCTGATCGACAGTGTGTGCTTTAGCTTTTGTCAGTTGTGGTTTCTTTTCTTCACAGTGGTTATTCTACAGACTGTAGACTATTTACTCTAGACAGTTTGGGAAAAAAAGTGTTGGTTCAGCATACATGTTCATCCTGGGGTTTGTGtgctttccctttctctcctggacAGGATTTCTATTTAAACTTCATTGTAcccataaaaataatatttggttttctgttattgtgttttattttcttagggTTATAAAGTAAGTTATGTGTGTGCACTGTATTTAATTAAACAGAAAGCAAATGTTTAACAGAACAGGAAAGACATGAAATTCATGGCAGATAAATGCATACTCTTATtgcattatttatcatttttatgtctGGAGTcctgtatttttcaaaatcaagGATCTCTGTGCTTTGAGTTAAGCAGTAGTGGTGGTTATAGAGGTAGTAGCAATAATAACAAGATCAGCAGCAACAGCTAACACTGAGCTATTATCATGTGCACCACTGTATGTGTGTTACTATATTTCTAAGTGCTTTACTTGTATTAGcttttttaatcctttcaataATCCTTGGAGGTAGGTAAtattattctctccattttataaatgaagaaatcgaggcacagaaagggaaagaaacttgcccaaggtcacagagctaggatATATACTGTGCTGACTTGACAGTTCTACATCTGAATTAATTCGAATTTATATTGTTAATCAGTTAAagacattatttgttttttttgtcttttaaaagatgaccagtaaggggatcttaacccttgacttggtgtggtcagcatcacgctgtcccaagtgagccacgggctggcccttaaagaCATTATTGAGATGTCTTCCAATTAATGTGTTGCTATCTTTTTTCCTGGGAATTGGGGGACTCACCGCACTTTCTAGGGGCATTGGTAACAGATTATCATCAATGCCAAAATGACTGGGTCTGGTGGGGTTATATATAAGTCACTTGAATTACTGAAATACACTCAAGGAGCTAAAGCAATCCTTCTTATATGCtgacaataatattttttaaatgcaggtaTGAAAATTTTACAGATTCATGCAGATGCTGTAATTTATTCTACAGAGTGTCATTGAAATTGAAAATTGTATAtgttaaatacatatacatagcTGGGGAAATATGTTGTTTTAGATTACAGCAGATAAAGGATTTTTGAAGCATTTGGCAGTTATGCTAATAGGTAAATCAAACACCTTTTCTATTTAGTAAGCAGTACTATTGTATTCTAAAATTGCATTTTTCAGGAAGAAAGTTTGAGCtaatagaaacatttttataagtTTGGAGAAATTTGTATTGGGTAAGAAATAATgctatgtaatatattttaataccttTATGTTAAACtcagtatttttttcccttcttttttttagttcttcaCCAACGAACATGGATGAAAATGAAAGCAACCAGTCCCTGATGCCAAGCAACCTATATCCTAAAGAAGCAGTAAGAAGACGCCAAAATTCAGCACGAAATTCCGGAGGAAGTgattcttctaggttttccaggaAAAGCTTCAAACTGGATTACAGACTAGAGGAAGATGTGACTAagtcaaagaaaggaaaagatggaagaTTTGTTAACCCTTGGCCAACATGGAAAAATCCCTCTATTCCAAATGTTCTTAGATGGCTAATAATGGAGAAAGATCACAGCAGTGTTCCATCTTCTAAAGAGGTAGTGCTTGGCTTTTTTGAGTGCTTTGTATTTACTcttaatacatattttacttaGCTTTGCTGTGAATTGTATTATGATATTCAAGTTAGTTAGTTGAATCCTTTTATGTAAGGTGATGCTGGAGATGCAGGTTCTTGGATTTCCTTAGGGAAGAACCCCATTGAAAATCTACAGTAACTCCAAGTCTACACAGCAGTGTCACATTCACATTCAAAAGTTTATTGCAAAGCCAAAGTACATGCAGAAGAATGCATGGGCATCCTCGCATTCTGTGAACTCTTAGGGAAGGGTTTATGtgttgttctgggatgggggtgtttctctatcttaactaaggggaggaatattcaaGAAAAGGGGCGAGGGAAAGGGGTTTGGGTGTCTTTTTTGCTTGAGTGAACTCTTTTCTGAGAATCAAGGAAAAAGAGGGCTTTTTGGTgctttgtggttttgtttcttgCTCAGAAAACTACAGGGCCCTGAAGAAGGGCAAGCTGATTGGTATCCTGGTGAAGCTGCTGTTTGTTTGCTCAGCCTGAATATCCATGAGCAGCCTCCCTAGGGCGAGTCCCTGTTCTATCAGCCTTAAAGGTGTAGGAGTAAGTTCTGAGGAGATAAAATGAATATGTGTAACCCATGCCTTCAAATTCATAGTTCAGCAGCAAAGTACAAATATTTATAACTAACTCTGATCTGGTGGCAGCTAGAGGTAGCAGGTAGCAACAGAGTGCTTTAGAGGTGCAAGAAAGGAAGTGATTGATGCTGTCGGCTAGAGTTGGAGATGGCTTCATagaggaggtgatatttaagcTGGGCCTTGAAAACTGAGAAGTACTTTGATAGTGGTTTTTCAGGTCAGTGATAGCATGAACGAGGTCATAAAGGTAAGAACGTGTTCCAGAAAGAAATAACCTGACGTGTTTGGAATGTGGATTATGAGAGTTAAGGCATGGCCTAGAATGCTTGGCTTTTATTACTTGGGTACGATTGCCAAACCTGTACCAAGAATCTTCAGATGACTTtccagacttttaaaatttgactGTAGGTTACTAGCCTTTAAATGTGCTAATTTTACTTAGGTGAAACTTACTAACATTTGGCATAAAGATAGTTAGATGAATGAAAGTGGTTCCCAATTGCAGTAGcaccttttattcctttctccttttttcctttctacccCCACCCCAATCTTCCTTGGCCTGTCTTCCTCACCAGCCCCTGTCCTGCCATGCTTTTTGGGAAGTTGAGAGATAAGGAACCTGACCTGAGTGAGGTTGGGATGAAAAGAGAGGCGGCATCCCTGAAAGCTTGGTCTGCAGTGGGAAGAAGCAGGAAGGGTGTGGGGGTGAGGCTGGGTGATAGTATTGGGTGTTGGTGTTGGTATTAGATCTACATTCGTGTCCATTTATCTTCAAAGGATATGGGATTGAAAACCTGATATCACTTTGATGCTAGGGAATGTTCTTAGTATTAATGCTAGTTACCagaattgtttaatatttttttagcaCTTTTTTAGAATGAGGGAGGACATTAATAGAAGAAACCTTACGtcttttcttctttgaagatGGGACCAAGGAACAAGAAaggtgttttctctctctctctctctctctctctctttttttttttttccggagAAACCGATATGAAGAGAAACATTGAATCAAGTTTTGAAGAGGAGGGTTAGGGCAGAAAGCCAGGAGTAAATTACCTCCTGGTTTGTAAGCCACAGCTTCTAAAAATATAGAGGTTAGTAATGGtgtctttagttttgttttatttcaaagagTAAATGGCCATGTGAAGGCAGATACATCTCTCCATTCTAGTGATTTGAGAGATATTGTAGAAACTGGGTTGAATCTCTGAGGACTCAACAGACTGGTGGTTCTTAAGTTCTTTTGTATACTGGCCTGTTTTGAGAATCTGTTGAAAACTGTGGACCCTCTTCTTATAGGAATATACACATGCAAATAAACACATTACCATTTGTTATAATTTCAGGGCATTCATGGACCCTCAAGCCCGTCCATTAACTCATGCATTTATTTAGcgagtatttattgagcacttgctacgTGCTGCACAGACTGTTTTATGTGCTAGAGACAGAGCCACACACAAAGCAGAAAGACATCCTGGTCTTCTTGGACCTTAGGTTTAGTGGAAGAGAgagacagtaaacaaaataaataggtaaattatGTGGTATATTAAATATGATAAGTGCTGTGTGAAATAATAAAGCAGAGAAGGAAGTTAGGGTGATGGAGATGGAGCAGCATTCTTTAATGGAATGTaagcagtttgttttttttaaagaaaattttttaaaaatgacaaaggaCACCTCATGTCTCAGTATGAGACACTGCATAAAAACAAATTCAGCATCACGTAAAAGAAGAGAGATGGCACCTTTGTACTAttccaatttatattttatttctaatatcttACCTGCAAGGGTACttaaagtttgtagaaaaatagaattaaaagataatatgaatctttccacgaactttttgaagatgcccttgtattttttgtttccttcttgttTCCTTCTTGTTTCCACTGAAAGCCTAGAACTAGATAAATGAATGTTGACTTCTCTTATTTTCATAGATAACTGTAACTCACTCTGTGTGCCCTTTCAATAAATTGCCAAAATGATTAACTTTTACTAACTCCCAAATGTGAtagagttttacatttttcaaagaaacataTTAAGGGGctggcctcgtggctcactcgggagagtgcagcgctggtagcaccgaggccatgggttcggatcctatacagggatggccggtgcactcactggctgagcgtggtgcagaccacaccgtgccgagggttgtgatccccttactggtcaaaaaaaaaaaaaaaaaaaaaaaaaaactatgtgaaGAATACCTTTTCAGATCATTGGGTCGACTCAGAATTTAATCAGATTTCTGGAAGTTCTTCTTGTTAGACATTGGGAAGTTAGAGTTTCGTAAATAAACCACAACTTCAAATTAGTTTTTTGGAAGGAGACAGAATATATTATAtacaggataattattatatattatgctATTTATATCATATTATGTTATAGTATATTGTATGTATTTAGGTATATAAATATGAAAGTATTTTGGAAAAACATGATGAAAGTATAAAATAACATAGAATAGGTCTAATAAAATGAGAATGGGACATGAGCAGAGCTACACAATTTAATTGCCCAGTGAGAAAACAGTGTTTCTTTACTTGGACTGCTCCTAATATTTGCCTTTTCTAGGTCATTAGAGCAGTATGCTGGTTCACAGGCTGTTCATGGTTCAGATGCTGTCCTTGCTTCATGTGGTTGCACTTGGCTCAGTGACTTTGTCTGATTGTTATTGTTGATGACAGTCACCAATAGTCTGGGGAACAGAGACAATTGGAGAGTTTCAAAGAGGAAGGGCGGGAGGCAGGCATTTGCTGAGTAATTTTGTAATCTGTCTCTACTTATTCTCCCCACCTGGTCCCCAggctgctactttttttttttcttaagtatgtATTAAATGAGATTTAACAAGCGTAAATTTAGTGGTGGAGGCAGTAAACATGGAGGCTGGCTAGGTGACCTTGTGTGAGTGCTATATCTTCTCtaattctttgttttctcatctgtaagatgaagaTAGTTAATAGTATCTACCTCCAGTATTATAGtcagtataaaaattttaaattcttaagaAGTAGTTAGTGCAGTGtcttgcacatagtaagcactccaAAATGGTAGCTATTGgtaatcttttattttgttttattaaagtaCTTGAAATGTTAATTTACATCATCATTATTATGTGCCCAGTATGATGCTGAACACATTGTAAGTAGTCAGTTTTTATtcattccctctctctttcctccttaaTTATTGATAAGTACACCATATGGCATTTGTTATTGTTCACTAACGTAACTACCAAATTTgagaaataattgaaaattgacattcattcatttactcaacaaattttattgagcacatactgtgTTTCTATCACTGAACTGGGCACTGTGGATGAGTCCAAGTTGCATATGAAATGGGATAAATCCTGTATACATGTAACCAGAATACGCAGAGATATGTGAACTGAGAGGCAGGAGTGAGTGCTTCAGGGGTGGCCACATGAAGAGTGGGCAATTTGATtatggagtggggagagggaagcaATTTAACCTGAGAAATGGGGTCAGTACTGTGCAGGGTTCTCAAGCTCAGTCCAGGAGTGGGAAGTAGTTCCCATGCAGGCAGGACCCAGAGCACATATAGAGGAGTAGTGTGAAACAGAGCTGGAGAGGAGAATTGAGGCAGTCCTTGGACAGCCTACTGCTGGGCTAGGGAGGTGAGACAGATTTGTCAGGCAGTGGAGAGCCAGTGAAAATTTTTTCTTCAGGGGAGAGAGTTATACCTGAAGCAGACTGTTTTGGGGGTAGCTCTTGTGCATGGGTTGAGTTGATAGGAAGACAGTTGAGCAATCAGGGGAGCTTTGAAGTGTGTGGGTGTTAGTTAAGATCTTAACTAGGTTAGTGGCTATGCAAAAATGCAAGAGAGCGATAGGATTGGTCCTGATTAGTTGTCAGCATTGgagtttgctttcttcttttggaATACCTGTAGagtgcttattgtgtgccagCTACTCCTAACGCAGTCCTCAGAGCAATGAAGTTGTAGGTGCTACAATTAttacccattttccagatgaggaaactaaggcttagagtgGCCAAGAGAAATTTGTGGtgctccttctcttccccttccagccTTCTTCCCATTCAGACTCTCCCAGTGACTTCTCAGTTTTCCTTCACCAGCATCTCCCCATCtgccctttcttctctctgcccACTGCTGTCGCCTTTCTTCAGGTCCTCATCTTTTCACAACCTGGCAACTGTTGTGACACCCTCCAGGACATCATTCCAGGACTCTAGAATTGTTTTATTTGAACATAAACAGGgtcacatctgtgtgtgtgtgtgtgtgtgtgtgtgtttatgtaaaaAGATGCTTCCTCATTGTGTCTGGGTGGTGTATAGCACTCAAGGCTCTTACTGTGCTATGATCCTTTACAGATTTAGTTTGTCCCCTGCCCCCAAACACCAcattcctgtctctctctgtacCTTTGCTTGAGTGGTTTCTCCACCTGAAAtgtccttcttccttttctctgcatcctgaaTTTCTCATCATTCTTCAGGAACTCACACAAGGAATTGTGTCTGTGATGTCTTTGGCAACTGGCCTCTTTATTCCTTCTTATTAGGCTATAGTCCAGCCTgtcttttatttaattacttatcCAATATCACATCGTTTTCAAAAATTGGTTTGCGGCAACTTACAAAAATACTCGTAGCCGTAAAAAACAAGGGATGAGCCCATAAGAGCAAATAGACTATTAGGGTAGAAAATAAGATAAAGCCAAGAAAAAAGTACAGAAATGTGTTCCATCATTGCTGTGCGTGTTGCTGGAGGTGGTCTCAGCTTTTACTCTGAACTTCCTAGCAAGAGTGAAGAAGCATGAACTGTTAAGGGTTTTCCCAGTAACAGTCAAGTGACAAAGCCAGTTGCTCTGGAGAAGGAGAGTGTGACTAAGGATTAAGAGAAGTGTTTCTGGGGTAAGTGGGAAGGTGGAGGTGGTACAAGTCTTCAGACCCAGTACATGCATGGTGGGTTTCATGAGGAGGCTTCCTGTAAGAGACTCTGATGCAGCTGGGAATATCACGACAGGAAAGCACGATTTAGTAAAGCCGTTTTATAAAAGCCAGGGCTGTGTCCCTAAAACACAGCTTTTTGTTATCTAGCTTAATCCAAATATAAAATGTAGAATAACCAAAAGAATAATACTTTTCACACTTTGTTGTACTTATTGTTTGATATCTGTTTACCCCCCAAAATGATCAGCTTTCCACTGGCAGGGATCATATTTCACTTGATTTGATCAGTGGTAGAAAATCTTAAGGGTAGGGAATAAGGAGAACCGTTTATGATTGATTTGCCAAGAGTTGTCACAGTGCTCCATTTTGAATTATATGTACTCAGAAAGTCAGATTTATATCTGAGATCCAAGAGCTACAAATAAATGGTCACAAGCGTTCTTTACTGTTTGTTGGGACTGACCTGCTTCTGAGACAGTTTATAGCAGCAAATACACCAGCCGAGTGAAATGGCAATAGCAAAATGAGTGTATCTAGGATAGTCTACTTCTAGCACAACAGAAgagagtcttttaaaaattaataacttcaGCAGTactgaaagttttaaatttaattttccctTTGCCTGTTGCATTTGGGACTAAGAAGATTACTACATTGTCATGATTATTAAGTCAGATTCAGAAAGAAGTATGCATtttcaagaaaaaagcaaaaatcacaATTTTACTGGATGACTTCAGTTCTCTCGAAATAGCTCTTCTTGCTATAATTTAGGTCAAACTATGTTCTGTAATGATATACCTTTTTCTCCCTCTAACTGCTGCTTTATCTTTCTTTATATACATAGGAACTTGACAAAGAACTCCCAGTGCTTAAACCATATTTTATCGATGCTCCTGAAGAAGCTGGAGTGAGAGAGGCTGGCTTAAGAGTCACATGGCTGGGCCATGCTACGGTAATGGTGGAAATGGATGAGCTCATTTTTCTTACAGATCCCATCTTCAGCTCTCGTGCTTCACCATCACAGTACATGGGTCCAAAGCGATTTCGTCGTCCCCCATGCACAATAAGTGAACTCCCCCCAATAGATGCAGTCCTGATCAGCCA comes from Cynocephalus volans isolate mCynVol1 chromosome 6, mCynVol1.pri, whole genome shotgun sequence and encodes:
- the NAPEPLD gene encoding N-acyl-phosphatidylethanolamine-hydrolyzing phospholipase D isoform X1, with the translated sequence MDENESNQSLMPSNLYPKEAVRRRQNSARNSGGSDSSRFSRKSFKLDYRLEEDVTKSKKGKDGRFVNPWPTWKNPSIPNVLRWLIMEKDHSSVPSSKEELDKELPVLKPYFIDAPEEAGVREAGLRVTWLGHATVMVEMDELIFLTDPIFSSRASPSQYMGPKRFRRPPCTISELPPIDAVLISHNHYDHLDYSSVIALNERFGDTGYCPAFEEIGKRFGPFDLAAIPIGAYEPRWFMKYQHVDPEEAVRIHIDVQAKKSVAIHWGTFALANEHYLEPPVKLSEALERYGLKTEDFFVLKHGESRYLSTDDGTFE